From Lytechinus pictus isolate F3 Inbred chromosome 6, Lp3.0, whole genome shotgun sequence, the proteins below share one genomic window:
- the LOC129263643 gene encoding uncharacterized protein LOC129263643 isoform X2 has translation MLLGHFARNVILNHTSQIKDIYNALTIHALAVQPELPRTVLEVQDFWKTSSYLIAGQVYSLDDIEHGILRRNKPHPSTKKSCFHDDDPRLAYMVDTLDARIHFALNCGAESCPPISVYTEQNLERALDMAAKNYLNQEITMDIDSKQINLPSLLKWYGSDAAETDIEVVRWTIPFLDGEKAAQVQELITGSEVTVGYRPYSWKLNNIQIGEEFDDSGESKEKISKM, from the exons atgttactagggcattttgcgagaaatgttatactcaatcacacgtcccaaatcaagg ACATCTACAATGCACTAACCATTCATGCTTTAGCTGTCCAACCAGAACTACCTAGAACTGTTCTTGAAGTCCAGGACTTTTGGAAGACCAGTTCCTACCTCATTGCTGGACAGGTCTATTCCCTGGATGATATAGAACATGGCATTTTGAGAA GGAATAAGCCACACCCTTCCACCAAGAAGAGCTGTTTCCATGACGATGACCCTCGGTTAGCTTACATGGTTGATACCTTGGATGCCAGAATACACTTTGCTCTGAACTGTGGGGCTGAG TCCTGTCCCCCAATCAGTGTATACACAGAGCAGAATCTCGAGAGGGCACTAGACATGGCAGCGAAGAATTATTTAAATCAAGAGATAACAATGGACATTGACTCCAAGCAG ATCAATCTTCCGTCACTCTTAAAATGGTATGGTAGTGATGCGGCCGAAACAGACATTGAAGTTGTAAG GTGGACCATTCCATTCCTTGACGGGGAGAAGGCAGCACAAGTCCAGGAGCTTATCACAGGGTCAGAGGTCACAGTAGGTTACAGGCCATACAGCTGGAAACTGAACAATATTCAAATAGGAGAGGAGTTTGATGATTCGGGGGAAAGCAAGGAGAAGATAAGCAAGATGTAA